A genomic window from Streptomyces broussonetiae includes:
- the dapF gene encoding diaminopimelate epimerase, with translation MSTRIAFLKGHGTENDFVIVPDPENALDLTPAAVTALCDRRAGVGGDGVLHVVRSAAHPEARAMAAEAEWFMDYRNADGSVAEMCGNGVRVFARYLQHAGHVAEGDFAIATRAGVRQVHLAKDGDVTVGMGRARLPEGEVTVTVGERSWPARNVNMGNPHAVAFVEDLGHAGRLFDPPPVSPAAAYPDGVNVEFVVDRGPRHVAMRVHERGSGETRSCGTGTCAVAVAAARRDGVDPAVTGTPATYTVDVPGGRLVITERPDGEIEMTGPAVIVAEGEIDGEWLENAVS, from the coding sequence ATGAGCACGCGGATCGCCTTCCTCAAGGGTCACGGCACCGAGAACGACTTCGTGATCGTCCCGGACCCCGAGAACGCCCTCGACCTGACCCCGGCAGCCGTCACCGCCCTGTGCGACCGCCGGGCCGGCGTCGGCGGTGACGGGGTGCTGCACGTGGTGCGCTCGGCCGCGCACCCGGAGGCGAGGGCGATGGCCGCCGAGGCCGAGTGGTTCATGGACTACCGCAACGCCGACGGCTCGGTGGCCGAGATGTGCGGCAACGGCGTCCGTGTGTTCGCGCGCTATCTCCAGCACGCCGGACATGTGGCCGAAGGTGACTTCGCGATCGCCACGCGCGCGGGCGTACGTCAGGTCCACCTCGCCAAGGACGGCGACGTCACGGTCGGCATGGGCCGGGCCCGCCTCCCCGAGGGGGAGGTCACGGTGACCGTCGGCGAGCGCAGCTGGCCCGCGCGCAACGTGAACATGGGCAATCCGCACGCGGTGGCCTTCGTCGAAGACCTCGGGCACGCGGGCCGACTGTTCGACCCGCCGCCGGTCAGCCCGGCGGCGGCCTACCCGGACGGTGTGAATGTCGAGTTCGTCGTCGACCGCGGCCCCCGCCACGTCGCCATGCGCGTGCACGAGCGCGGCTCCGGCGAGACCCGCTCGTGCGGCACTGGCACGTGTGCCGTCGCCGTGGCCGCCGCCCGGCGCGACGGAGTCGACCCGGCCGTCACCGGCACCCCGGCCACGTACACCGTGGACGTGCCGGGGGGCCGTCTCGTCATCACCGAGCGGCCCGACGGCGAGATCGAGATGACCGGACCCGCTGTGATCGTCGCCGAGGGCGAGATCGATGGTGAATGGCTGGAAAACGCCGTCAGTTGA
- a CDS encoding RelA/SpoT family protein codes for MSAEATNPATPGPVAPTAPTVAAAATAPAVPRADRRKSRPRIDLRRLGRAALLGPAVRGKLPDAIGHVVEAHRAHHPDADLDPLRRAYVLAESSHRGQMRKSGEPYITHPLAVTLILAELGAETTTLTASLLHDTVEDTDVTLGQVREQFGEEVRYLVDGVTKLEKVDYGAAAEPETFRKMLVATGSDVRVMSIKLADRLHNMRTLGVMRPEKQARIAKVTRDVLIPLAERLGVQALKTELEDLVFAILHPEEYEHTRELIAENAARPDDPLAEVADEMRGVLREAGIQAEVLIRPRHFVSVHRVARKRGRLRGSDFGRLLVLVNEDADCYGVLGELHTCMTPVVSEFKDFIAVPKFNLYQSLHTAVARPDGQVVEVLIRTHQMHKVAEAGVVALGNPYAPASDAPAPDVPGDGERADPTRPGWLSRLLDWQQAAPDPDTFWSTLREDLAQDREITVFRPDGGTLGLPEGATCVDAAYAQYGEDAHACIGARVNGRLATLSTVLKDGDTVQLLMGQDPASEPSREWLEHAHTPAARIAIQRWLATHPGGGTGTEEGTESRPVPADGTAQTRPADGVPEDGTTQESTARQSTARPRGADVLADRPGATVRLAGCCTPVPPDEITGFAVRGGVVTVHRVECATVTHMKGRGRAEIGVRWGDTTDIRVTLVAESFGRPHLLADLTEAISSTGVDIVSATVEPPSQQRVRHTYTLQLPDAAHLPTLMRAMRDVPGVYDVARATHQAPAS; via the coding sequence ATGAGTGCGGAGGCCACGAACCCTGCGACCCCTGGCCCGGTAGCGCCCACAGCGCCCACAGTGGCCGCGGCGGCCACCGCCCCCGCGGTGCCCCGGGCGGACCGCAGGAAGTCCCGGCCCCGGATCGACCTGCGCAGACTCGGCCGGGCCGCACTGCTCGGCCCGGCCGTCCGCGGCAAACTGCCCGACGCCATCGGCCATGTCGTGGAGGCACACCGCGCCCACCACCCCGACGCGGACCTCGACCCGCTGCGTCGCGCCTACGTACTCGCGGAGTCCTCGCACCGCGGCCAGATGCGCAAGAGCGGCGAGCCGTACATCACCCACCCGCTCGCCGTGACCCTGATCCTCGCGGAACTCGGCGCGGAGACCACGACATTGACCGCCTCCCTGCTCCACGACACCGTCGAGGACACCGATGTGACACTGGGCCAGGTGCGTGAGCAGTTCGGCGAGGAGGTGCGCTATCTGGTCGACGGTGTGACGAAGCTCGAGAAGGTCGACTACGGTGCCGCCGCCGAGCCCGAGACCTTCCGCAAGATGCTCGTGGCCACCGGCAGCGACGTCCGCGTGATGTCGATCAAACTCGCCGACCGGCTGCACAACATGCGCACGCTCGGCGTGATGCGCCCGGAGAAACAGGCGCGGATCGCCAAGGTCACCCGCGACGTCCTCATCCCGCTCGCCGAGCGTCTCGGCGTCCAGGCACTGAAGACCGAACTGGAGGACCTGGTCTTCGCCATCCTCCACCCCGAGGAGTACGAGCACACCCGCGAACTCATCGCAGAGAACGCCGCCCGCCCCGACGACCCGCTCGCCGAGGTCGCCGACGAGATGCGCGGGGTGCTGCGCGAGGCCGGCATCCAGGCCGAAGTCCTCATCCGCCCCCGGCACTTCGTCTCCGTCCACCGGGTGGCCCGCAAACGCGGCCGGCTGCGCGGCAGCGACTTCGGCCGCCTGCTCGTGCTCGTGAACGAGGACGCCGACTGTTACGGCGTCCTCGGTGAACTGCACACCTGTATGACGCCGGTCGTCTCGGAGTTCAAGGACTTCATCGCCGTACCCAAGTTCAACCTGTACCAGTCGCTGCACACCGCCGTCGCCCGGCCGGACGGCCAGGTCGTCGAAGTCCTCATCCGCACCCACCAGATGCACAAGGTCGCCGAGGCCGGCGTCGTCGCCCTCGGCAATCCGTACGCCCCCGCCTCCGACGCTCCGGCCCCCGACGTCCCGGGCGACGGCGAGCGCGCCGACCCCACCCGCCCCGGCTGGCTCTCCCGCCTCCTCGACTGGCAGCAGGCCGCCCCCGACCCCGACACCTTCTGGTCCACCCTGCGTGAGGATCTCGCCCAGGACCGGGAGATCACCGTCTTCCGCCCCGACGGCGGCACCCTCGGCCTGCCCGAGGGCGCCACCTGCGTGGACGCCGCCTACGCCCAGTACGGCGAGGACGCCCACGCCTGCATCGGCGCCCGCGTCAACGGCCGCCTGGCGACCCTCAGCACCGTCCTGAAGGACGGCGACACCGTCCAGCTCCTCATGGGCCAGGACCCGGCCTCCGAGCCCTCCCGGGAATGGCTGGAGCACGCGCACACCCCGGCCGCCCGCATCGCCATCCAGCGCTGGCTGGCCACACACCCCGGTGGCGGCACCGGGACCGAGGAGGGGACCGAGTCCCGCCCCGTACCGGCCGACGGCACCGCCCAGACGCGCCCCGCGGACGGCGTCCCCGAGGACGGCACCACCCAGGAGAGCACAGCCCGGCAGAGCACAGCCCGTCCTCGGGGCGCGGACGTCCTCGCGGACCGGCCCGGGGCCACCGTACGGCTGGCCGGCTGCTGCACGCCCGTACCACCGGACGAGATCACCGGCTTCGCCGTGCGCGGGGGAGTCGTGACCGTGCATCGCGTCGAGTGCGCCACGGTGACGCACATGAAGGGCAGGGGCCGTGCGGAGATCGGCGTGCGCTGGGGGGACACCACCGACATCCGGGTCACGCTGGTCGCTGAATCGTTCGGCCGACCCCATCTGCTCGCCGACCTCACCGAGGCGATCTCCTCGACCGGCGTCGACATCGTCTCGGCGACCGTGGAACCGCCCAGCCAGCAGCGCGTACGGCACACATACACGCTCCAGCTCCCCGACGCCGCCCACCTGCCGACCCTGATGCGCGCCATGCGGGACGTGCCCGGCGTCTACGACGTGGCCCGCGCCACGCACCAGGCCCCCGCCTCCTGA
- a CDS encoding M1 family metallopeptidase, whose product MLLTPRSRCMPRISRHHKAALLASAVSVCLLAAAAPAEPLGVGDRLYPYLGNPGYDVASYDLSFTYPGRNDKPLEAVTTIDARTTADLERINLDFAHGTVRSVEVDGHPADFTSAGEDLVVTPDHPLSEGSWTRITVRHTSDPVPAKDQDGGWVRTSDGLAMANQADAAHLVFPCNDHPSDKAMFTFHVTAPNAYTVVANGLPAGADRGASTTTWTYRTQHPMATELAQVSIGRSAVVHHDGPDGLAVRDVVPAADQKALDPWLAKTPDQIAWMESKVGKFPFETYGVLMAQASTGFELETQTLSLFEKNLFTEPAYPKWYVESVMVHELSHQWFGDSVSPRTWSDVWLNEGHATWYEALYAEEKAHRPMEDRMKLAYASSDRWREAGGPPALPKAPAPGQKIGIFRPNIYDGAALVLYALRQEIGRQAFERLERVWVRVHRDSTATTADFAQLASTISGRDLSGFFKAWLYGEKTPPMPGHPDWKSQAPASSTGPQGHAAHDRAGAKGRGAGANARPAGSGAHGNAGGVGSRSAR is encoded by the coding sequence ATGCTGCTCACCCCCCGTTCCCGGTGCATGCCCCGGATCTCCCGGCACCACAAGGCGGCCCTGCTCGCCTCCGCCGTCTCCGTCTGCCTCCTCGCCGCCGCGGCCCCGGCCGAGCCCCTGGGCGTCGGCGACCGCCTCTACCCGTACCTGGGCAACCCCGGCTACGACGTGGCGTCGTACGACCTGTCCTTCACCTACCCCGGCAGAAACGACAAGCCGCTCGAGGCCGTCACCACCATCGACGCCCGGACCACGGCGGACCTGGAGCGCATCAACCTCGACTTCGCGCACGGCACCGTCCGCTCCGTCGAGGTCGACGGGCACCCGGCGGACTTCACCAGCGCCGGCGAGGACCTGGTCGTCACCCCGGACCACCCCCTGTCCGAGGGCAGTTGGACCCGGATCACCGTGCGGCACACCAGCGACCCCGTCCCCGCCAAGGACCAGGACGGCGGCTGGGTGCGCACGTCCGACGGACTCGCCATGGCCAACCAGGCCGACGCCGCCCACCTGGTCTTCCCGTGCAACGACCACCCGTCCGACAAGGCGATGTTCACCTTCCACGTCACCGCCCCGAACGCCTACACGGTCGTCGCCAACGGCCTGCCGGCCGGAGCGGACCGGGGCGCCTCCACGACCACCTGGACCTACCGCACCCAGCACCCCATGGCGACCGAGCTGGCCCAGGTGTCCATCGGCCGCTCGGCCGTGGTCCACCACGACGGGCCGGACGGGCTCGCGGTGCGCGACGTCGTGCCGGCCGCCGACCAGAAGGCCCTCGACCCCTGGCTCGCCAAGACGCCCGACCAGATCGCCTGGATGGAGAGCAAGGTCGGGAAGTTCCCGTTCGAGACCTACGGCGTGCTCATGGCCCAGGCCTCCACCGGGTTCGAGCTGGAGACACAGACCCTCTCCCTGTTCGAGAAGAATCTGTTCACCGAGCCCGCCTACCCCAAGTGGTACGTCGAGTCGGTCATGGTGCACGAGTTGTCCCACCAGTGGTTCGGCGACAGCGTCAGCCCGCGTACCTGGTCCGACGTCTGGCTGAACGAGGGGCACGCCACCTGGTACGAGGCGCTGTACGCCGAGGAGAAGGCGCACCGCCCGATGGAGGACCGGATGAAGCTGGCCTACGCCTCGTCCGACCGCTGGCGCGAGGCCGGCGGCCCGCCCGCGCTGCCCAAGGCGCCCGCGCCCGGACAGAAGATCGGCATCTTCCGCCCGAACATCTACGACGGCGCCGCCCTCGTGCTCTACGCCCTGCGCCAGGAGATCGGCCGCCAGGCCTTCGAACGGCTCGAGCGGGTCTGGGTCCGCGTCCACCGGGACTCCACCGCCACCACCGCCGACTTCGCCCAGCTGGCCTCGACGATCTCCGGCCGTGACCTGAGCGGCTTCTTCAAGGCCTGGCTGTACGGCGAGAAGACCCCGCCGATGCCCGGTCACCCGGACTGGAAGTCCCAGGCACCGGCCTCATCGACCGGCCCGCAGGGCCACGCAGCCCACGACAGGGCCGGGGCCAAGGGCCGCGGAGCAGGCGCGAACGCCCGGCCCGCGGGGTCCGGGGCGCATGGGAACGCCGGGGGCGTGGGGTCGCGCAGCGCGCGATAA